The sequence below is a genomic window from Tenacibaculum tangerinum.
ATATATATTACTACTGTTTGTGTTATTATACTGAGCATGATTGGATTGTATATGATTCGTGTATCTGGTAGTTTAATTGAAGACATGCCCAAAGGAAAACAGTTTTACAAAGACATTAAGTTTTTTGAACATGAATTTGGTGGCATTATGCCTTTGGAAATTTTAATAGACACCAAAAGAGAGAAGGGAGTCATGAAACTTTCTACTCTTAAGAAAATGGAAAAAATGAATGAGGCCATTGAAACTTTTCCAGAATTATCGAAACCTATTTCTGTTACGAATTTAGTAAAATACTCGAAGCAAGCTTATTACAACGGAAATCCAAAATACTATCAGCTCCCAACGAGTCAAGAAAAAAGTTATATTTTTTCATACACCAAAAACTCAAACAGTAACGCTGGTATGTTAAAAAACTTTGTAGACAGTACAGGTCGTTATGCACGTATTACTACTTTTATGAAGGATATCGGTACTGATAAAATGGACATTATCCAAGAACGACTTCAGGCAGTAATTAACAAACAATTTCCTGACGAAAAGTTTGAGGTATCTCTAACTGGTAAAGCCTTGGTTTTCTTAAAAGGCACCAACTACTTAATTAAAAATTTAGTGATTTCATTATCACTGGCAATTTTGCTAATTTCTATATTTATGGCGTGGATGTTCCGTTCTCCACAAATGATATTAATTTCCTTAATTCCCAACATGCTTCCTCTGTTAATTACAGCTGGATTAATGGGATTCTTTGACATTCCAATCAAGCCCTCTACCATCTTAGTTTTTAGTATTGCTTTTGGTATTTCGGTAGATGACACGATACATTTCTTAGCCAAATACAGGCAAGAATTGTTAGCCACTAACTGGAAAGTAAAACCCGCCGTGTACGCAGCATTAAGAGAAACGGGTGTAAGTATGTTTTATACTTCTATCGTGCTTTTCTTCGGGTTCTTAGTATTTACCGTTTCTAGTTTTGGAGGCACCATCGCTTTAGGAGGCTTGGTTTCGGTAACCTTACTATTGGCAATGGTATCTAACTTGCTATTGCTACCCTCGCTATTAATTTCATTTGAGAAAAAAATAGCCAACAAAAAGGTTTTAAAAGAAACAAAATTCAAAATTTTACCTCCCAAAGAAGAGGAAAAATAAAAACGAATACTCCTACCCCAAAAATAATCACGTAATAAACTAGTTTTTAGAAGCTCTTAAAATATAACTGAATTTAAGAAGCTTAACTTTTTATTTACAAATAATTTAAATTCGGTTTTTATTTTTGCAATAATAAAAAATTAAAACTATGAAAAACCTCTGCCTACTTTTTTTTGCTTTTTATATTGTAGTAAACCCACTTTCAGCACAAAGCACCTGTGAAAAAAACCTTACTATCGCCAAAAAATATTTAGAAAAAAGACACAATATTAGAGAGGCGTTATTGGAAGAAATTAAAACTTCTTTAGATAGTTGCCCAGCAAATAATGGTAAATATTTTTATGTAAAAGGTCTTATCGAATTAAGAAAAAAATCAACTCCAAATTATGATAGCGCCTTTGAACATTTCAAAACTTCTGCTGAATACGGTTTCACACGAGCAAAAACTTATTTAGGATACTTTTATAAAAATGGCTGGAGCAGACCAATAGATTATAACCAATCTTTGTATTGGATACAGCAAGCTGCTAATGAGGAAGATAATAATGCGCTGTACACATTGGGGTATTACTATTTGAAAGGGTTGGCTAATTTAGAACCTGATTATGATAAAGCAGTTTCTTATTTTGAACAAAGTAATCACAAAATGGCTAAACACTGGTTGGCATTCTGCCAGTATTTTGGTTTTGGAATTGCTAAAGACGAAGTAAATGCAGAAAACTCACTAGAAACTATCGATACTCCGAATAGTAAAGCCTTATTGGCATATCTAAATAATTTACAACATGACACGGTAGACTTTGAAATGTTTACATCTCCAGAACAAGCTATTTCAACGAACCTATTGCATACCAATGAAAGTGAAAATTTATATGGCTTGTGGTTAGAAAAAGACTGGAAGAATAAAAAAACAATTAGAAAACTTCCTATTATTATTGAAACAGGTAGTAATAATGATACAAAATTCAATATAAAAATTGAAGAACAAACCTATTCAATAGTGGTGGATGACAAAGGAAAGTTAGTTTCTAAAGACGTATTAATATCGCTTCCCTCTCCTTTTTCACTCCCAAATAAACCTGAACTAAATACGTATCGCATTACGTGTATTGACATGACAAAAGATACCAGAGAAGGCATTTATGATATCGAATGTGTAACTTGGATAGAAGAATACAAAGAAGATGGTCCGCCTATTACAATAAGAGTTTATAGTGATGAAGCTTTAGCAAAAAAAATAGATAAAACATTTACAGTATACCCTACCATTTTTAGAGAAAAACTAAATTTTTCAGTAACTACCGAACATCAAAGCAACATACGCTTATCGTTGTTTGATGTGAGTGGAAATATGGTAAAAACTAAGAATTATGGTGAGTGTAAATCAGGAAAACTCACTTTTGAATTTCTTACTAACGATGTTCCTATGAGAAATTACATTGCAGTACTTCATGTGAACAACCTCAGGTTTGCAAGACATGTAATAAAAGTAAACTAAAAACTTCAACTAATATAAATTTTATGAAAATGACCAAAAAAATTGCGACACTGTGTAATATAGTGATTTTCTGCATCATTTCTTTTACTGTGAGTGCACAACATTTAGATAAAAACAACCTATTAAAAGAACCCGAATATTATTACATAACATCTATCAACAGCACCAGTGATTTATCAAATGAAGACTGTTATTGTTATTTTTATAATGATTTTGATGACTATTACTACTATATTAACTTTTTTGTGCTGGCAGAAGCACTGAGTATACAAAACCAATGGTTTAATGAACAAAAAGAAACCTTAAAGCAAGATTTAATTACTAGGGTTGGATTTGACCCCAATTATTACCACCAGTACAATGATGTACAATCGGCATTTTTTAACGATCGTTTTGGGGTACCTGTTGCTAATTATTACTTGAACAGTGCAAAAAGTGCTGAAATAAGCCAAAGAAATCAAAGTTTAGAAGGGTATAATACCACCTATGTTACTAGTAAAATGTTTGAGATGGTAAAAAATTCATACATAGGGGGTACTGTAAGCGATTTTGGAGATTTAACTCATTATAGTAAGCGTCTAGCTGACATGAGTTATAATGAGGCATACGACTTATGGAATAATCAATATGGAGCTGAAAATGTAAGTCACCTATTAGATTGGCAAGCGCATTCTGCAAGAATCAACAAAATTACGGGCATGCTCAATCATCAGCCTTTTATAAGTCCAAGTTCTCAGTATGTAAATTTTACAGACTATATAGGAGACCAATTTGCAAATCACGTCAATGCACAAACACTGTCCAATCATGTATCGCTTATGACGGGGTATATGATTTACGAATGGCAATTACAGAGCTTATACCTTCAACCAAACCAATTGTTAACGGGGGTTGGCTACAATTTTTATTACCCTTATAACAATGCCTCTCAAATAGCCACGGTAATGAACACCTATATTAAAAACGCACCTGGTATTAGCGATTCTTTTAACTATCCTAACAAGTCTCCAGAGCAGATTATGAGAGACTATTCTATGACAAAGCAACATTTAGGAAACTTATCGGCCAACTTTTTTAAAGATAAACCAGCACTTGTTAAAGAAGGGGGCATATACCAAGAACGAGGCGACTACAGTTATACAAGAAGGAATATGCTAAAAAAATTAGCCGATTATTTTGTAAATGACGAACCATTTGTGCCAAACAGTTATTGGGATGGTGTACAAGCTTGGGGGCAAAATAGTGATCGACCCGAACAGTTAATGAATGTACAGCTATCTACTACCGCATTAGAAGCAGGATTTAAAGATTTTGGCAGCGTACTGGAAGCCTTAGAAAATTACCCTGAATTAAATCCTCTAAAAGGAGAGCAAATAAAGCACTTTATAAAAGTAAATTCACCTAGTAATGTTGACTTGTCTTCATTTACAAATGCTGATCTCGGCAAGATTTTTGACTTTGATGACAGAGGTATCAATAATTTTGGATTAAAGTTTTCAAATTATGCCATGTCGCTAATCTTAGAAATAGAACACGGAGATAACGAATATGGTTGGGATTTGTTTCTAGATCCTTCAAAGATGGAAATACTACACTCCATTGCTGACGGAAATACTGTAACTTTTGAAGATATTGATATTTTTAAACCATGCAGAAGTTCATTTAGTTTTAACCAACTTGGTACTACTGGCTCTTATGAAGCTACTTTAAATAATGTAAATGTAGATGTAAATGCATTTTGGACACAAGGACCGGGTCAAACAGTTTATTCCGTTGGTGAGATGATTATACCAAAAATTTACGTGTTTTTTACAAGTTTTTCTGGAAGTATGGTAACTAATTCTGTTGAAATTTTTAATAACGCTGAAGATGATTTGGACAGATTTTTTGAAATATATATGCAAACAAATTTTCATGAACCAACCAATGTAGAGATGGAAAATGCTTTCTTAGGTTTTTTAAATACTAGGTTAGCGTCTTATGGTGGTTTAGCAAAAAGACAACCTTCAATTGGAAATAATTCTGCTGGTAAATTGTATAGTCATTGTTTATTTGGTTTTTAAGATGAATAAAGAAAACATTATTTCTGAAATTAAAAAGTATTATCCAGAGTATGATAAAGTAAGCAGTTTATCTTTATTGGACTATTATAATACACCTGAGATAAAAGAGTTAAAAGTTTTAATGAATAAAAAATATAATCATAATGAATATTTTTTAAATGTTCCTAAATGGTTTGTTTTAAAAAAATGGCCCAAACCTATATTTACAAGACAAGCAAATATTCCAGATGTTATGTGGCCTTATTTCTCCATATGGATTCATGATTTTGTAAATGGAGATCATTATACAATCACGGCTAGTCATATTATCCCTTTTTTTTTAATTTTTAGGTGGAAAAATAAAAATATTTCTCCTCAAGGGTTTGATTATTTTGCTGAAGCTGTAGACAGAAAGCAATATTTTAGCAACCTAACATTTGAGGAATATAACCCTACACATGTTGTTGGTATAACTGTAGAGGAAATAGAAGAAATTTATCAAAAATACCTGGGAAGTAAATTGTTTAAAAACATTAAAATTTTGGATGAAATAGTATCTGGTATATATTTTGAAAATAATACAGAAAATAAATTTTTGATTAGGAGTTTATTTGATGGGGCTTCTAAACATAAGCTAAATAAACCATTTTTGGATGAATTAGGATCAGGATTGATTTAATCATCACAAGAGATGTTTTTTTTATGTATGAATAAAGTAATCTATTTATTTAGGAAGACTTATATGACATTTACAATATTTATTTTAAATTGTAGCTTACAACAACCGTCCTTTTATTCTAAATTTATTCAATCCTCTAAAACTAAAATTTTATATTTAATTTTTTATGTGTTTTAAAAAAAATTATTGTAAAAAATAGTTGAATAAAAATTGTAATAACCACACCTGTTTCCACAATAAGATTTACTTCACTAAACAGCAATTGAGTGAATAAGTTTGGAAAAGCAACCAAAATAATACCTAGAGAAGTTAATAAAATATGGACAATAATAATCCAACGATGAATTTTGAGATTTAACTTATTGATTGTAAAATACATGATGCCAATTATTAATAACAAAAATATAATTGGATAAGCTAAGTTAAAATGAGATACATTTGATGTCATAACTTTTTTGAAGATGCTTTATTTTTAATATTTATACCTAATAAGGATATTACAAAGAGTAAGCTTAATAAGCGTCCTATACAAAAATACATTTTTTTACAATAAACAAAAACCTCTATAAACAAAAAAGGATAAGGATTTTTTTGATACCTTTTACAACTTCTTTTGAAAAGTAGCTAGCTTTAAAGCATCTTTAATCAGTTTACCAAATCTAAAATTATGCGAACACTTTTTATGTTGCTCGCATTTACCTTGTTGAGAGTTTCGATTCCCCTTTGCTTACCACAAAATAAGCAACTGATTATCATTGAAATAAACAAAACAGCACCATGCTAACAACTTATAATATTTTATGTGTAAGAAAACATAGTAGTGTTTTTGCAAAAACGTAGTAATGATTTTAGTAAAACGTAGTAGTGTTTTGGATAAAACATACCTATGTTT
It includes:
- a CDS encoding tetratricopeptide repeat protein produces the protein MKNLCLLFFAFYIVVNPLSAQSTCEKNLTIAKKYLEKRHNIREALLEEIKTSLDSCPANNGKYFYVKGLIELRKKSTPNYDSAFEHFKTSAEYGFTRAKTYLGYFYKNGWSRPIDYNQSLYWIQQAANEEDNNALYTLGYYYLKGLANLEPDYDKAVSYFEQSNHKMAKHWLAFCQYFGFGIAKDEVNAENSLETIDTPNSKALLAYLNNLQHDTVDFEMFTSPEQAISTNLLHTNESENLYGLWLEKDWKNKKTIRKLPIIIETGSNNDTKFNIKIEEQTYSIVVDDKGKLVSKDVLISLPSPFSLPNKPELNTYRITCIDMTKDTREGIYDIECVTWIEEYKEDGPPITIRVYSDEALAKKIDKTFTVYPTIFREKLNFSVTTEHQSNIRLSLFDVSGNMVKTKNYGECKSGKLTFEFLTNDVPMRNYIAVLHVNNLRFARHVIKVN